A single window of Jiangella alkaliphila DNA harbors:
- a CDS encoding SRPBCC family protein yields MTPLTLQLKRHVPAGRERVWQAWTDPAELARWYWPASFATECSVDLRVGGRFRIASASAGMAVSGEFAAVEPPGRLVHTWQWDGEDLETLVTVEFLARADGGTDVVVTHERFTDAGDSANHAQGWHDCLARLIAYDFSA; encoded by the coding sequence ATGACGCCCCTGACGCTGCAGCTCAAGCGGCACGTGCCGGCCGGCCGCGAGCGCGTGTGGCAGGCCTGGACCGACCCCGCCGAATTGGCCCGCTGGTACTGGCCGGCCTCGTTCGCGACGGAGTGCAGCGTCGACCTGCGCGTCGGCGGCCGTTTCCGCATCGCGTCAGCCTCTGCCGGCATGGCCGTCAGCGGCGAGTTCGCCGCCGTCGAGCCGCCCGGCCGGCTCGTCCACACGTGGCAGTGGGACGGCGAGGACCTGGAGACGCTGGTGACGGTGGAGTTCCTGGCCCGCGCCGACGGCGGCACGGACGTCGTCGTCACCCACGAGCGGTTCACCGACGCCGGCGACAGCGCCAACCACGCGCAGGGCTGGCACGACTGCCTCGCCCGGCTGATCGCCTACGACTTCTCCGCCTGA
- a CDS encoding replication initiator — protein MSTRELGHTELLFQLASLSHSRAAQQARGCVNPIRLTGSSTTIHAATGEVVRSYSSNDEPDGHTYVRCGNRRAAVCPSCSREYKGDAWQLLSCGLAGGKTVPETVAEHPATFATFTAPSFGAVHRHTRPTNGRTAPCRARRDRPRCPHSRPLSCVRRHDADDPQVGQPLCFECYDYTAHAAWQWWAPQLWRYFTMALRRRLARAVGLSMKAFTKAVKVSYTKVTEFQARGVVHFHVVIRLDGPDGPATPPQLGLSVTDLEDAVRHAAAQAHKDVPIIGGQTLRLRWGKQLDLRTITPGAGRDNSDGPAHPHQVAAYLAKYLTKSTEDFGLPVAGKLYSAGHAAKRGATPHAVRLIKAAQQLVPVDEDYARLRDRYATLGYRGHPITKSRAYSVTFGALRSARRHWRQKRAQLPADADVRDVLDLDQEAADDTTTLIVVGDWHYAGRGYLDTAAAANATRSANLARIRRADGVAS, from the coding sequence ATGAGCACGCGCGAGCTCGGACATACGGAGCTGCTGTTCCAGCTGGCGTCGCTGTCGCACTCCCGCGCCGCACAGCAGGCCCGCGGCTGCGTCAACCCGATCAGGCTCACCGGCTCCTCGACCACCATCCATGCCGCGACGGGTGAGGTCGTGCGCAGCTACTCCTCGAACGACGAACCGGATGGGCACACCTACGTGCGCTGCGGCAACCGCCGCGCCGCCGTCTGCCCGTCCTGCTCGCGGGAGTACAAGGGCGACGCGTGGCAGCTGCTGTCCTGCGGGCTGGCCGGCGGCAAGACCGTCCCGGAGACGGTGGCCGAGCATCCGGCGACGTTCGCCACCTTCACCGCGCCGTCGTTCGGGGCCGTGCACCGCCACACCCGGCCCACCAACGGCCGCACCGCGCCGTGCCGGGCCAGGCGGGACAGACCGCGCTGCCCGCACAGCCGGCCGCTGTCATGTGTGCGGCGGCATGACGCCGATGACCCGCAGGTAGGGCAGCCGCTGTGCTTCGAGTGCTACGACTACACCGCGCACGCCGCGTGGCAGTGGTGGGCGCCGCAGCTGTGGCGCTACTTCACCATGGCGCTGCGCCGCCGCCTCGCCCGCGCTGTCGGCCTGTCGATGAAGGCGTTCACGAAGGCGGTCAAGGTCTCCTACACGAAGGTGACCGAGTTCCAGGCCCGTGGCGTCGTGCACTTCCACGTCGTCATCCGCCTCGACGGCCCCGACGGCCCGGCCACGCCGCCGCAGCTGGGCCTCTCGGTGACGGACCTCGAGGACGCGGTACGGCACGCCGCCGCCCAGGCGCACAAGGACGTGCCGATCATCGGCGGGCAGACGCTACGGCTGCGGTGGGGGAAGCAGCTCGACCTGCGCACCATCACCCCCGGCGCCGGGCGCGACAACTCCGACGGGCCAGCACATCCGCACCAGGTCGCCGCCTACCTCGCGAAGTACTTGACGAAGTCGACCGAGGACTTCGGGCTGCCCGTCGCCGGTAAGCTCTACAGCGCCGGTCACGCGGCCAAACGCGGCGCGACCCCGCACGCCGTCCGGCTCATCAAGGCGGCACAGCAGTTGGTTCCCGTCGACGAGGACTACGCCCGGCTCAGGGACCGCTACGCCACCCTCGGCTACCGCGGCCACCCCATCACCAAGAGCCGCGCCTACAGCGTGACCTTCGGCGCACTCCGCTCCGCCCGCCGGCACTGGCGACAGAAGCGCGCCCAACTCCCCGCCGACGCCGACGTACGAGACGTCCTCGACCTCGACCAGGAGGCGGCCGACGACACCACCACGCTCATCGTCGTCGGCGACTGGCACTACGCCGGACGCGGCTACCTCGACACCGCAGCCGCCGCCAACGCCACCCGCTCAGCCAACCTCGCCCGCATCCGCCGCGCCGACGGCGTCGCCAGCTGA
- a CDS encoding helix-turn-helix domain-containing protein, producing MTRQNLGRLLTTEETAARLRVDPSTVRRWRLDGVGPPYLKKGSIHRYPANELEAWIAESLRGRLAS from the coding sequence ATGACCAGACAGAACCTTGGCCGGCTGTTGACTACCGAGGAAACGGCCGCACGACTTCGCGTGGACCCGTCCACCGTCCGCCGCTGGCGTCTCGACGGTGTCGGCCCGCCCTACCTCAAGAAGGGCAGCATCCACCGCTACCCGGCAAACGAGCTGGAAGCCTGGATCGCCGAGAGCCTGAGAGGCCGGCTGGCGTCATGA
- a CDS encoding ATP-binding cassette domain-containing protein encodes MTFGIDIQNLTVRYPGVTAIDDLTLKLEGGKIYGLLGRNGSGKTTLLSLIAAYRRVAEGTILVDGESPFENERLTQDICLIRESGDIVIDGDSVKGILRRSRRFRPNWDDELAQRLLDLFQVPANRGVAKLSRGQKSALGITVGLASRAPLTMLDESYLGMDAPSRYAFYDVLLEDYMENPRTIILSTHLIEEVARLFEQVVIIDGGRLVAHDDTESLRLRGAAVVGPATAVDDFTTGMTILGEQRLGGTKSVTVYGDIDPDARAVAADWGLELSPVALQDLFVHLTKGNQA; translated from the coding sequence ATGACGTTCGGCATCGACATCCAGAACCTGACCGTCCGCTACCCGGGCGTCACGGCGATCGACGACCTCACGCTGAAGCTCGAGGGCGGCAAGATCTACGGGCTGCTCGGCCGCAACGGGTCGGGCAAGACCACGCTGCTGTCGCTGATCGCGGCGTACCGCCGGGTCGCCGAGGGGACCATCCTCGTCGACGGCGAGAGCCCGTTCGAGAACGAGCGGCTCACCCAGGACATCTGCCTGATCCGCGAGAGCGGCGACATCGTCATCGACGGCGACAGCGTCAAGGGGATCCTGCGCCGCTCGCGCCGGTTCCGCCCGAACTGGGACGACGAGCTCGCCCAGCGGCTGCTCGACCTGTTCCAGGTGCCGGCGAACCGCGGCGTCGCCAAGCTGTCGCGCGGCCAGAAGTCGGCCCTCGGCATCACCGTCGGGCTGGCCTCACGCGCGCCGCTGACCATGCTCGACGAGTCCTACCTCGGCATGGACGCACCGTCGCGGTACGCGTTCTACGACGTCCTGCTCGAGGACTACATGGAGAACCCGCGCACGATCATCCTGTCGACGCACCTCATCGAGGAGGTCGCGCGGCTGTTCGAGCAGGTCGTCATCATCGACGGCGGCCGGTTGGTCGCCCACGACGACACCGAGTCGCTGCGTCTGCGCGGCGCCGCCGTCGTCGGCCCGGCCACGGCCGTCGACGACTTCACCACCGGCATGACGATCCTCGGCGAGCAGCGCCTCGGCGGCACGAAGTCCGTCACCGTCTACGGCGACATCGACCCCGACGCGCGCGCCGTCGCCGCGGACTGGGGCCTGGAGCTGTCGCCGGTCGCCCTGCAGGACCTGTTCGTCCACCTCACGAAGGGAAACCAGGCATGA
- a CDS encoding tyrosine-type recombinase/integrase: protein MSKVEKRPPVGVELTVDIEEVQLKRGGVSFWARVRWTDPVTSRRDGVKRAHPTIDAANAWVDRMTRAASTGLDPGQTLAEYVATIGARWARQIDKTSTLGVYSAGLRLRVIPTLGHLPVNMITAGLIDRVIDDWEDKGIGGSTIKNTIASLVLVLNEAKRDELIDRNPADDRARRTAVGRRTGDDEEEAPNPRDFALPDVAALDELVAEVAKAGRHQCWGDMVTILATTAMRISEASGLEARYVDLSNGVIKVEWQLYPGEGGLVRKRTKGRRRRAVPIIEPLVPTLERLMAGRKPDDRLLRGPRGGVITTATLRDATRWDELVTRLGHPTLVRHGLRHTALTWMADAGVSLDVLQKVAGHQSPDVTSRYLHPDLAALKAAGESFSSWWSGSGPSRPQLKIIRGGDATSENPR, encoded by the coding sequence ATGAGCAAGGTCGAGAAACGGCCGCCCGTCGGCGTGGAACTAACTGTCGACATCGAGGAGGTCCAGTTGAAGCGCGGCGGTGTCTCCTTCTGGGCACGGGTTCGCTGGACAGATCCGGTAACGAGTCGCCGTGATGGCGTCAAACGGGCTCATCCGACAATCGATGCGGCCAACGCCTGGGTCGACCGGATGACACGGGCTGCGTCGACGGGCCTGGATCCTGGTCAGACGCTGGCTGAGTACGTCGCGACCATCGGTGCTCGGTGGGCTCGACAGATCGACAAGACCTCGACGTTAGGCGTGTACTCGGCGGGTCTGCGGCTGCGCGTGATCCCGACCCTCGGGCATCTGCCGGTGAACATGATCACGGCCGGGCTGATCGACCGCGTGATCGATGACTGGGAGGACAAGGGCATCGGCGGCTCGACCATCAAGAACACCATCGCTTCCCTGGTCCTGGTGCTCAACGAGGCCAAGCGTGACGAGTTGATCGATCGCAACCCGGCCGACGATCGCGCTCGCCGTACTGCTGTCGGCCGTCGCACCGGCGACGATGAGGAGGAAGCGCCGAACCCGCGTGACTTCGCGCTGCCCGATGTCGCCGCGCTTGACGAACTGGTGGCGGAAGTAGCCAAGGCAGGCCGGCATCAGTGCTGGGGCGACATGGTGACGATCCTGGCCACGACGGCGATGCGGATCAGTGAGGCGTCCGGTCTGGAAGCACGCTACGTCGACTTGTCGAACGGGGTCATCAAAGTCGAGTGGCAGCTCTACCCAGGCGAGGGTGGGCTGGTTCGCAAGCGTACGAAGGGCCGTCGTCGTCGAGCGGTGCCGATCATCGAGCCGTTGGTGCCGACGCTGGAGCGTCTGATGGCGGGTCGGAAGCCTGATGATCGGTTGCTGCGTGGTCCGCGCGGGGGCGTGATCACGACGGCGACACTGCGCGATGCAACTCGTTGGGACGAGCTGGTGACGCGCCTTGGTCACCCGACGTTGGTCCGTCATGGTCTGCGGCATACAGCGTTGACGTGGATGGCTGACGCCGGCGTCTCGCTCGACGTTCTGCAGAAGGTCGCCGGGCACCAGTCCCCCGACGTGACGTCGCGCTACCTTCACCCCGACTTGGCCGCGTTAAAGGCCGCCGGCGAGTCGTTCTCGTCCTGGTGGTCCGGATCTGGTCCGTCGCGGCCTCAGCTGAAGATCATCAGAGGAGGTGATGCGACAAGCGAAAACCCCCGCTGA
- the yczR gene encoding MocR-like transcription factor YczR, producing MNGARLGPKDLRTLLGEWETDGQSAYHALADRIRLLIIDGRIPTRTRLPAERELADELERSRTTIVSAYRELKDTGHLVSQRGSGSVAALPHAHERPGPLPQPAVVDFSRAAPAAIGGLETVIQRATADLSQVLSKSGFDLIGSLPLRERIADHYSRRGLPTHPGQVMITLGAQHAIALLGRTLVRRADRVLVESPTYPHALDAFRMNGGRLVTVPVTAGGWDGERLRDAFERARPALAYLIPDFQNPTGASMPPRERDDVIRDARRAGTVLVIDETTADLDIDRGWTDVPFAARADGHRTVTIGSLGKSVWGGLRIGWIRADDDVIGALHAARAAGDLGTPELEQLVAAEVFDDYDALVQRRTAQLRHHRDVLVRELNERLPHWDVPVPDGGASLWVGLGAPISSALALFGLTRGVSIIAGPKFGIDGAFERFVRLPFTGRVDELTRGVHLLEDTARSLPALPAGRTPHLAEVV from the coding sequence ATGAACGGCGCGAGACTCGGACCGAAGGACCTGCGGACGCTGCTCGGCGAGTGGGAGACCGACGGGCAGAGCGCCTATCACGCGCTGGCCGACCGCATCCGGCTGCTGATCATCGACGGGCGGATACCGACGCGGACGCGGCTGCCGGCCGAGCGGGAGCTGGCGGACGAGCTCGAACGCAGCCGGACGACCATCGTGTCGGCGTATCGGGAGCTGAAGGACACCGGCCACCTGGTCAGCCAGCGCGGCTCCGGCAGCGTCGCCGCGTTGCCGCACGCGCACGAGCGGCCCGGCCCGCTACCTCAGCCGGCCGTCGTCGACTTCTCGAGGGCGGCGCCGGCGGCGATCGGCGGGCTGGAGACGGTGATCCAGCGGGCCACCGCGGACCTCTCGCAGGTGCTGAGCAAGAGCGGCTTCGACCTCATCGGCAGCCTCCCGCTGCGCGAGCGGATCGCCGACCACTACTCCAGGCGCGGGCTGCCGACGCACCCCGGCCAGGTGATGATCACGCTGGGGGCGCAGCACGCGATCGCGCTGCTCGGGCGGACGTTGGTGCGGCGGGCCGACCGGGTGCTGGTCGAGTCGCCGACGTACCCGCACGCGCTGGACGCGTTCCGGATGAACGGCGGGCGGCTGGTCACCGTGCCGGTCACCGCCGGCGGGTGGGACGGGGAACGGTTGCGCGACGCGTTCGAACGGGCCCGGCCGGCGCTGGCCTACCTCATCCCCGACTTCCAGAACCCGACCGGCGCGTCGATGCCCCCGCGGGAAAGGGACGACGTCATCCGCGACGCGCGCCGCGCGGGCACCGTCCTGGTCATCGACGAGACGACGGCCGACCTGGACATCGACCGCGGCTGGACGGACGTGCCGTTCGCCGCGCGGGCGGACGGCCACCGCACCGTCACCATCGGCTCTCTCGGCAAGAGCGTGTGGGGCGGCCTGCGCATCGGCTGGATCAGGGCCGACGACGACGTCATCGGCGCGCTGCACGCGGCGCGGGCGGCCGGCGACCTCGGGACGCCTGAGTTGGAGCAGTTGGTCGCGGCCGAGGTCTTCGACGACTACGACGCGCTGGTGCAGCGGCGGACGGCGCAGCTGCGGCACCACCGCGACGTGCTGGTGCGGGAGCTGAACGAGCGGCTGCCGCACTGGGACGTGCCGGTGCCGGACGGCGGCGCGTCGCTGTGGGTGGGTCTCGGCGCGCCGATCAGCTCCGCACTCGCGCTGTTCGGCCTGACCAGGGGCGTCAGCATCATCGCCGGCCCGAAGTTCGGTATCGACGGGGCGTTCGAGCGGTTCGTCCGTCTCCCGTTCACCGGCCGCGTGGACGAGCTCACGCGCGGCGTCCACCTGCTGGAGGACACCGCGCGCTCGCTGCCTGCGCTCCCGGCCGGACGCACACCGCACCTGGCCGAGGTCGTCTGA
- a CDS encoding GntR family transcriptional regulator, with translation MSSAPAFRQLADELRARIASGELSPGSQLPSMTQLRAQHGVSSTVVRDALNELRGDGLIVGRQGKGVFVADDVSAAARRPGDTQARLDRLEDAVRTLTERVDDLTAGRE, from the coding sequence ATGTCGAGCGCACCCGCGTTCCGGCAACTCGCGGATGAGCTGCGCGCGCGGATTGCCTCGGGGGAGCTGTCGCCTGGAAGCCAGCTGCCGTCGATGACCCAGCTGCGCGCGCAGCATGGCGTGTCCAGCACCGTCGTGCGGGACGCGCTCAACGAGTTGCGCGGAGATGGGCTGATCGTCGGCCGCCAGGGCAAGGGCGTGTTCGTCGCCGACGACGTGAGCGCTGCGGCTCGTCGACCCGGCGACACCCAGGCCCGGCTTGATCGCCTTGAGGACGCCGTGCGGACCCTGACTGAACGGGTCGACGACCTCACGGCCGGCCGCGAGTGA
- a CDS encoding ABC transporter ATP-binding protein, whose product MPIIEVTHLHKVYGSTVAVDDVSFAVEEGEIFGILGPNGAGKTTTVECIEGLRRPDGGSVSVLGMDPVRDRADVRQVLGAQLQESELPENITAAEALDLYASFYPSPADPAELLADLGLTDKAGTRFEKLSGGQKQRLSIALALVGNPRIAVLDELTTGLDPQARRDTWQLIEQVRARGVTIILVTHFMDEAERLCDRLALIDGGRVAAIDSPAGLVARVSSEQTLRFRPSSPLDETVLTALPDVTGVRRDGAHYVVSGTGNLPYTVITTLAAHDVVAAELRMDQASLEDAFVAMTGRSFQPEPVG is encoded by the coding sequence ATGCCGATCATCGAAGTGACCCATCTGCACAAGGTCTACGGCTCCACCGTCGCCGTCGACGACGTCTCGTTCGCGGTCGAGGAGGGCGAGATCTTCGGGATCCTCGGCCCCAACGGCGCCGGCAAGACCACCACCGTCGAGTGCATCGAAGGACTGCGGCGGCCCGACGGCGGCAGCGTCAGCGTGCTGGGCATGGATCCGGTCCGCGACCGTGCCGACGTGCGTCAGGTGCTCGGCGCGCAGCTCCAGGAGAGCGAGCTGCCCGAGAACATCACCGCCGCCGAGGCGCTCGACCTCTACGCGTCGTTCTACCCGTCGCCGGCCGACCCGGCCGAGCTGCTCGCCGACCTCGGCCTCACCGACAAGGCCGGCACGCGGTTCGAGAAGCTGTCCGGCGGGCAGAAGCAGCGGCTGTCGATCGCCCTGGCGCTCGTGGGCAACCCGCGCATCGCCGTGCTCGACGAGCTCACCACCGGCCTGGACCCGCAGGCGCGGCGCGACACCTGGCAGCTGATCGAGCAGGTGCGGGCGCGCGGCGTCACGATCATCCTCGTCACGCACTTCATGGACGAGGCCGAGCGGCTGTGCGACCGGCTCGCGCTGATCGACGGCGGCCGGGTCGCGGCCATCGACAGCCCGGCCGGGCTGGTCGCGCGGGTCTCGTCGGAGCAGACGCTGCGGTTCCGCCCGTCGTCGCCGCTGGACGAGACCGTCCTCACCGCGCTGCCCGACGTCACCGGCGTCCGCCGCGACGGCGCCCACTACGTCGTCAGCGGCACCGGCAACCTGCCCTACACCGTCATCACCACGCTGGCCGCGCACGACGTCGTCGCCGCCGAGCTGCGCATGGACCAGGCCAGTCTCGAGGACGCGTTCGTCGCGATGACCGGCCGCTCGTTCCAGCCCGAGCCCGTCGGCTGA
- a CDS encoding ArsR/SmtB family transcription factor: MSLHQPATPLRAGLPALTKTPGGLQRAGLVTTSKQGRQRYCALTAAPMRDAAAWLAEYGAYWDERLDALTDYLKENP; the protein is encoded by the coding sequence TTGTCACTTCACCAGCCGGCCACTCCCCTGCGGGCCGGCCTCCCGGCGCTGACGAAGACCCCCGGGGGGCTCCAGCGGGCCGGCCTGGTGACGACGTCGAAGCAGGGCCGGCAGCGGTACTGCGCGCTGACGGCCGCGCCGATGCGCGACGCCGCCGCCTGGCTCGCGGAGTACGGCGCCTACTGGGACGAGCGGCTCGACGCCCTGACGGACTATCTGAAGGAGAACCCGTGA
- a CDS encoding helix-turn-helix domain-containing protein, with product MRGAGDTLSIGERIAFYRVRRGLTQSVLANLVGRSEDWLSKIERGEREIRRLDILAELARALRVTLADLIGQPVLVEDDRESDDVPAIRDALMSPRRLSQLLFNQTAIAQIDVTHTERLTVTAWDDYQNGGLGRTVAVLPQLLASAQALEAEGTRAGWRVSARVHHLAATTLSKIGEVDLAWIAAERAMSAAGQSEDPLALASAARAGTHALLSVGRYDDALQVGDAARSWLMSTVRAGEPEALSLLGMLDLRMAVAAARRQDRATTTDLLDRATEAAARLGHDANHWQTAFGPTNVHVHRVSTALDLGDVAYVAEHGPRIDPSPLPIERQVCHRIDVARAYSHLAQDEEAVDALLMAEQQAPQFVRHNPAVRETVRAIYRRSPVTMGGRQSVVIQLAERCRAV from the coding sequence ATGCGTGGAGCAGGGGACACCCTCAGCATCGGAGAACGCATCGCGTTCTACCGAGTGCGGCGCGGCCTGACCCAATCCGTGCTCGCGAACCTCGTGGGCCGCTCCGAGGATTGGCTCAGCAAGATCGAGCGCGGTGAGCGCGAGATCCGGCGACTCGACATCCTGGCCGAGCTGGCGCGTGCCCTGCGCGTCACCCTGGCCGACCTTATCGGCCAACCGGTCCTCGTCGAGGATGATCGTGAAAGCGACGACGTGCCTGCCATCCGCGATGCGCTGATGAGCCCACGCCGGCTCTCACAGTTGCTGTTCAACCAGACCGCCATCGCGCAGATCGACGTCACGCACACCGAGCGGCTGACGGTGACCGCTTGGGACGACTACCAGAACGGCGGCCTCGGCCGCACCGTCGCCGTCCTGCCTCAGCTGCTGGCGTCGGCTCAGGCGCTCGAAGCGGAGGGGACGCGGGCCGGTTGGCGGGTGTCTGCCAGAGTGCACCACCTGGCGGCCACGACGCTGAGCAAGATTGGTGAGGTCGACCTCGCCTGGATCGCGGCCGAGCGAGCGATGAGCGCAGCGGGCCAGTCCGAGGACCCGCTCGCCCTCGCCTCTGCCGCGCGCGCCGGTACTCACGCGCTCCTGTCGGTCGGTCGCTACGACGACGCCCTTCAAGTCGGAGACGCTGCCCGCAGCTGGCTGATGAGCACGGTCCGGGCCGGCGAGCCCGAAGCGCTCAGTCTGCTCGGCATGCTCGACTTACGCATGGCTGTGGCTGCTGCCCGACGGCAGGACCGCGCGACAACAACGGACCTCCTCGACCGAGCAACCGAGGCAGCGGCGCGGCTTGGCCACGACGCGAACCACTGGCAGACCGCGTTTGGTCCGACCAACGTCCACGTGCATCGCGTTTCGACAGCCTTGGACCTCGGTGACGTCGCCTACGTGGCCGAGCACGGCCCGCGGATCGACCCGAGCCCGCTTCCCATCGAGCGGCAGGTCTGTCATCGCATCGACGTGGCCCGTGCCTACAGCCACCTTGCCCAGGACGAGGAAGCCGTCGACGCCTTGCTGATGGCCGAGCAGCAGGCACCGCAGTTCGTTCGCCACAACCCGGCCGTCCGCGAGACCGTGCGCGCCATCTACCGACGATCGCCCGTCACCATGGGCGGCCGTCAGTCCGTCGTCATTCAGCTCGCTGAACGCTGCCGAGCCGTATGA
- a CDS encoding flavoprotein, producing MTGPVLGLIACAAGGIEDLRTELIEPMQRDGWTVAVTVTPTAATWLRASGEFDRIEDTTGQPVRDRGRLPSEASPHPQVDCYAVVPATANTVAKLALGIADNHALTGVSEAIGNRAPPIVVFPRINAAHAAHPAWHGYMNTLGSVGVRLVVGDDVWPLHAPRSMPGRQLPWSKIRNAIDEETRRVRDSW from the coding sequence ATGACCGGCCCCGTCCTCGGACTCATCGCCTGCGCTGCCGGCGGCATCGAAGACCTCCGGACCGAGCTGATCGAACCCATGCAGCGCGACGGCTGGACCGTCGCCGTCACCGTCACACCGACAGCGGCAACCTGGCTACGAGCATCGGGGGAGTTCGACAGGATCGAGGACACCACGGGCCAGCCTGTGCGCGATCGAGGCCGCTTGCCTAGCGAGGCGAGTCCGCATCCGCAGGTGGACTGCTATGCGGTTGTTCCTGCGACTGCGAACACTGTGGCCAAGCTCGCCCTCGGCATAGCCGATAACCACGCGCTCACGGGCGTGAGCGAGGCGATAGGCAACAGGGCACCGCCGATCGTCGTCTTCCCTCGAATCAACGCCGCGCACGCGGCGCACCCAGCGTGGCACGGATACATGAACACACTGGGCAGCGTCGGAGTCCGCCTTGTGGTAGGCGATGACGTCTGGCCACTGCATGCGCCGCGCAGCATGCCGGGGCGCCAGCTGCCATGGAGCAAGATACGGAACGCCATAGACGAGGAGACTCGAAGAGTGCGGGATTCCTGGTAA
- the def gene encoding peptide deformylase: MAVRPIRLFGDPVLRTKAEPVVDFDRELQQLVTDLVDTMQAAPGAGLAAPQIGVSLRVFTYDIDDVVGHLINPSLELSEEEQFGPEGCLSLPGLEYDCRRALRVVAHGFDMYGEPVAIEGSERLARAIQHETDHLDGILFIDKLDRESRKAAMKVIREADWAGERAPVIKESPHATFGSAI; encoded by the coding sequence ATGGCCGTCCGACCGATCCGGCTGTTCGGCGACCCGGTGCTGCGCACCAAGGCCGAACCAGTGGTCGACTTCGACCGTGAGCTGCAGCAGCTCGTCACCGACCTCGTCGACACCATGCAGGCCGCGCCCGGCGCCGGCCTGGCCGCTCCGCAGATCGGCGTCTCGCTCCGCGTCTTCACCTACGACATCGACGACGTCGTCGGTCACCTGATCAACCCGTCGCTGGAGCTGTCCGAGGAGGAGCAGTTCGGCCCCGAGGGCTGTCTCTCGCTGCCCGGCCTCGAGTACGACTGCCGCCGCGCCCTGCGCGTCGTCGCGCACGGCTTCGACATGTACGGCGAGCCGGTCGCCATCGAGGGGTCGGAGCGGCTGGCCCGGGCCATCCAGCACGAGACCGATCACCTCGACGGCATCCTCTTCATCGACAAGCTCGACCGCGAGTCCCGCAAGGCGGCGATGAAGGTCATCCGCGAGGCCGACTGGGCTGGCGAGCGGGCCCCGGTCATCAAGGAGTCCCCGCACGCCACCTTCGGCAGCGCCATCTGA
- a CDS encoding ABC transporter permease: MSTLTKITTVESKLFLRDTTSAIMTFALPIGLMVVFGSIGLGEDDPEVGITEAFLPVMALALSAALLGLSVLPTVLATYREKGILRRMSVTPVHPGNVLAAQLLVNLAALLAAAVMVVLLGALAFDLGTPSNVGGFLVAFVLTATALFAVGLLVAALAPTGKAATSIGMLLFFPSMFFAGVWTPGDLMPSWARPVRDVSPLGAGMEALQDAWNGAWPDGTNLIALAVMTVVAGGIAARVFRWE; the protein is encoded by the coding sequence ATGTCCACCCTGACCAAGATCACCACGGTCGAGTCCAAGCTGTTCCTCCGCGACACGACGTCCGCCATCATGACGTTCGCGCTGCCGATCGGCCTGATGGTCGTGTTCGGCTCGATCGGGCTAGGGGAGGACGACCCCGAGGTCGGCATCACCGAGGCGTTCCTGCCGGTCATGGCGCTGGCGCTATCGGCGGCGCTGCTCGGCCTCAGCGTCCTGCCGACGGTGCTCGCGACCTACCGCGAGAAGGGGATCCTGCGCCGGATGTCCGTGACGCCGGTCCACCCCGGGAACGTCCTGGCCGCGCAGCTGCTGGTCAACCTGGCGGCGCTGCTGGCGGCGGCGGTCATGGTCGTGCTGCTCGGGGCGCTCGCCTTCGACCTGGGCACCCCGTCGAACGTCGGCGGCTTCCTCGTCGCGTTCGTGCTGACGGCGACGGCGCTGTTCGCCGTCGGCCTGCTGGTCGCGGCGCTGGCGCCGACCGGCAAGGCGGCGACGTCGATCGGCATGCTGCTGTTCTTCCCGAGCATGTTCTTCGCCGGCGTCTGGACGCCGGGCGACCTGATGCCGTCCTGGGCGCGGCCGGTCCGCGACGTGTCGCCGCTGGGTGCGGGCATGGAGGCGCTGCAGGACGCGTGGAACGGCGCCTGGCCCGACGGGACGAACCTGATCGCGCTGGCGGTCATGACGGTGGTCGCCGGCGGCATCGCCGCGCGGGTGTTCCGCTGGGAGTGA
- a CDS encoding GntR family transcriptional regulator yields the protein MFDDRSPIYHQIAEAIKNDILSGELGADEQVMSTNQYAAYYRINPATAAKGFQQLVDEGVLYKRRGIGMFVSPDARDALLAQRRERFFAAVVEPMVAEARVIGIPLDDVVARIQSLKGRESA from the coding sequence ATGTTCGACGACCGGAGCCCGATCTACCACCAGATCGCGGAAGCCATCAAGAACGACATCCTCAGCGGAGAGTTGGGAGCTGACGAGCAGGTGATGTCCACCAACCAGTACGCCGCGTACTACCGCATCAACCCGGCGACCGCCGCCAAGGGGTTCCAGCAGCTGGTGGACGAGGGCGTCCTCTACAAGCGGCGGGGCATCGGCATGTTCGTCAGCCCCGACGCCCGCGACGCGCTGCTGGCCCAGCGTCGCGAGCGGTTCTTCGCCGCGGTCGTCGAGCCGATGGTCGCCGAGGCCCGGGTCATCGGCATCCCGCTCGACGACGTCGTCGCCCGCATCCAGTCGCTGAAGGGTCGTGAGTCGGCATGA